The genomic DNA GTCTTCCTGGGCAGTTGGGTCATCTCGGCGGCCGTGTATCGGTTCAAGGGCTACGACCGGGCCGAAGCGCCGACGCTGGCCGAGTAGCCGCGCCGCGCGCGGCTCATGTCGCGGGCGCGGAGGGGGCTGCGCCACGCGGCCGCATGGGCGCTTCGTCGGCCACCCGCAGCACGCGTGATCCCCGGATGGCCTCACCCGATCGGAGCCACGCCAGCGCGTCGTTCGCCTCCGACAGAGGAACCTCCGACACCGTGGGCCGGAGCTCCATGCGCACCGCGGCGTCGAGAAATTCGCGCACGTCGGCGCGCGTCACGTTGGCCACGCTCTTCACGTCGCGCTCGTGCCAGAGGTGCGTGGCGTACTCCAGGCGCAGCAGTTCGGGCTGGTCGCGCGACTCCTTTCGAATGGCGTTGATCACCAGCCGGCCGCCGGGGGCCAGGTGGCCCAGGGCCTCGACCACCGGTTTCCAGGCCGGTGTCGTGTCCACGATCGCCATCATCGGCTGCGGCGGCCGGTCGGTCGTGTCGCCGGCCCAGTCGGCCCCCAATTCGAGGGCGAAAGCGCGCTCCCCAGCGCTGCGTGCAAACACGTACACCGGCGAATGCGGGTAGCGGTGGCGCGCCGTCTGCAGCATGAGGTGTCCCGACGCGCCGAACCCGGTGAGGCCGAGCGGCTGGCCGTCGGCCAGATCGGTGAGGCGCAGCGACCGCCAGCCGATTGCGCCGGCGCAGAGCAGCGGGGCCGCCGACGTGTCGGCCAGTCCGTCGGGAATCGCGTGCGCGAACGCTTCGGGCACCACGAGATACTCCGCGTATCCGCCATTCACGTCGCAGCCGGTGGCGCAAAACTCGGGACAGAGATTCTCCGTGCCCGACAGACACCAGCGGCAACGTCCGCACGCCGAATGGATCCAGGCCACACCCACCCGGTCTCCCTCATGGAACGCGACGGCGCCGGCCCCGCGCGCGACGACCCGCCCCACGACCTGATGGCCGGGGATCACAGGATATGCGGGCGCGACCAGCCGGCCTTCGGCCAGGTCGAGGTCCGTGCGGCACACGCCGCACGCCGACACGCGTACCAGCAGCTCGCGCGCCGCGGGCGAAGGGGCAGGGACCTCAGCCGCTTCGAGAGCGAGCGGATGGTCGGCGAGTGGAGCCGGATTCCGGAGCAGCATGGCGCGCATGCATGAACGATGAGGTGTAGAGCGGCTCGCGGGAACCCCGAGCGTCTCGGGGGCCAGGACGCGCACCGGCCGCGCTGGGACGTTATCTTCGAAACCGGTTCTATCGCCGCCAACGTGGAGGAATTGCCGTGACCCCATGGGTCAAGCGGCTGCTGGCCGCCAACATCATCGTCTTCTTCATCCAGCAGACCATGCCCAACGTCACGGACGCGTTCGCGTTCGTGCCGGCCATGATCTTCGTCCGCCCGTGGACCGTGGTCACGTACATGTTTCTCCACGGCGGATGGATGCACATCATCTTCAACATGATCGTGCTGTTCTTCTTCGGGCCGCGGGTGGAGCAGCGGTTGGGGTCGAAACGATTCATCACGCTGTACTTCGTGGCCGGGATTTCGGGAGCCCTCCTATCGTTCGTGCTCGCGCCGGGCGCGGCGATCATCGGCGCGTCGGCGGCGGTGTTTGGTGTGGAGACCGCGTTCGCCAAGTACTGGCCGCGCGAGTTGATCTATATCTGGGGCGTGCTCCCCATCCAGGCCATCTGGCTCATCGCCCTCACGGTGGCCTACTCCATCTGGAGCGGCATGAACGGGTCGACGAGCGGCGTGGCCGACTATGCACACCTGGGCGGCATAGCCGGCGCGTTCCTGTATCTCTTCTGGATCGACCGCCACTACGGCGCGCGGAAGTTCCGCGCCAAGGCCGTGCCCAAGGTGCCGATGGGCAAGGTGTTGGAGTGGAAGCGGGTGGATCCGACGGTGATCCACGAGGTCAATCGCGACGAGGTCAATCGCATCCTCGACAAGATCAGCGATCGCGGGATCGACAGCCTGACGCCCGAGGAGCGCGTGTTCCTGTCGAATTTCGTGCCCCCCGACGACCGGAAGCCGCCGGTATCCTGATGTAACGGGCGGTCATCCGCGCTCGCCCGGCGGTCGCTGCTCATGCGGCGTCATCGCGGCATCCGGAACCGCGACGGGTCGATGGGTACGTTCACTTCGGCTCGTTCGACCATGATGTGTTGGCCGCCGGGGCGGCCGCGTGTGTCGCTGTCGATGCGGAAGGCGATCATCACGCCGCCGATGCGCCGGTAGTCGCGGAAGTACGACTCGAACACGACCGTGTCGCCATTCACCACGCGCTCTCCGGTCCATTTGGTCTGGAGGTGCGACTGCATATCGATGAAGTACCGGTCGTGCAGCCCGTCGGCGGTGACAACGTTCAGCGCCCAGGCGGGCCGCCCATCGGCCGTGTCCACGCCGGCGGTCGTCACGTGGTTGCCTTTGGCGGCGTAGTCCACCAGCGGCCCGTCGAAATCGGCGCCCGCTTCCACGTTCCGGGCTTGGTCGGCATCCATGAGGTGGGCTACCGAATCGCCCGCGAACGGGTTGATCGTCCACGTCGTGCGTCCGTCGGATGCCTGCACCAGTGCGCGATCCCCCAGGTGGATGGACGTGCGAACGTGCAGTGGGCGTTCGAGCTCTACGGTGTCGTTTCCGGCGAGGCCGGGGCCAAGCTCGATGCGGCCGACGAGCCGTTCCGTTCGGATCGCGCGCAGGGCTGCCGGGCCGCCTCGGGCGGCGACGTTGAGCGCGATGATCGAGTCGGCGCTCTGGGCCGCGGCCCCCCGTGAGAAGACGGCTGCTGCAATGACCGCACCCAGGTGGGCGCGTCGAATGAGAGGCGACGGCATAGGCGGAATATGCGCGCCCGCCCGGTCCGATGCACGGCTGTGCCGGCGCCGTTCGGCTGGTGAATTGGCGCCGCCCTGCGCAGGTTTCCCCTCGTCCCCCCTGGCTCGCGCATTCTCCAACGGTCTCCGAATGAACCGCCTGCTTGCTGTGTCGATGCTCGCCCTGTTCGCTCCAGCCGCCGCTCGCGGGCAGCGCGCTGCGCGCCTTCCGTCCATCGAGCTTCACACTGGGCTCGTGATCACGCGGTCGGCGCGGGTCGTGCCGCGCACGTACCGCCTCGCGGCGCCCGCGTCGCTCGACTCGGCCGCGATCACGATTCGCGGTGACGACGTGACGGTGGACTTCGCCGGTGCCCGGCTCGAAGGCACGGACCCGAACGGCGACCCCGACCTCGCCATCGGCGTGGCGGTGCGCGTCGAAGGTGGACGCAACGTCCGCATCCTCCACGCGCACATCCGCGGGTACAAGGTGGCGGTCCTGGCCCGTGGCACGCACGGGCTGACGCTCACCGGCAATGACCTGAGCTACAACTGGAAGCCGCGCCTGTACAGTCTCGTAGAGCATGAGAGCCTGCTCGACTGGCTCGACTTCCACCACAATGACAAGGACGAGTGGCTGCGCTACGGCGCGGGGGCGTACCTGGCCGACGTGAGCGGCGGTGAGTTGAGCGGCAATACCGCCGAGCAGGAGATGAACGGTGTGATGCTCGTGCGCAGCGACCACCTGCGCATCCACGACAACTCCTTTTCCTACAACTCCGGGCTCGGGCTCGGGTTGTACCGCTCGTCGCACAACACCGTGCTGCACAACCGCATCGACTTCGACGTACGCGGGTACAGCCACGGGTTCTACCGTCGCGGGCAGGACTCGGCGGGGCTGCTGCTCTACGAGCAGAGCGACAGCAATGTGGTGGCGTACAATTCCGTGACGCACGGCGGTGACGGGCTTTTCCTGTGGGCCGGCCAGAGCACGATGGACACCGGCGCCGGGGGCGCCAACGACAATCTCTTTTTCGGGAACGATTTCAGCTTTGCGCCCACGAATGGCATGGAGGCGACGTTCAGCCGCAACGCCTTCATCGGCAACCGTGTGGCGGGCAGCGACTATGGGCTGTGGGGTGGCTACAGCCACGACTCCAAGGTCGTGGGCAACTGTCTGCTCGGGAACCGCAACGGCATCGCCATCGAGCACGGGCAGAACAATGTCGTCGCCGACAATCACATCGTCGGCGGTACCACCGGGCTTTGGCTGTGGGCAAACTTTCCCGAAGCGGCCGACTGGGGCTATCCCAAGCATCGCGATACGCACAGCCGCGACTATGGCGTGACCGGCAACGTGTTCGCCGGGCAGCGCGTGGCACTCCGGTTGGCGAACACGGCCAACGTCGTGGCTACCGGCGACACGTTCGTGGGCGTCGACACGACCGCGGTGCTGACGGACACCAGTAACTACCGGTTCGCCGGCAACACCGAGACACCGGGGGGCGCCAAGCTGGCCGATGCCGAGCGGGCGGTGTGCGATCCGCGGGATCTGGTTTCCGGGGAGTACGCGCGGTTGGCGCCCGCCGCGCCGGCCGCGCAGCGATCGGTGCCGCGATCGACTCTCACGCGCCGCGACCGCGCGGCCATCGTGGTGGGCCAGTGGGGGCCGTACGACTGGCGGTCGCCCAAGCTGTGGCCGGTGGACAGCGCGCACGCGGCGCCGCTGCGGCTCGCCGTGCTCGGCCCCGCCGGTCGCTGGAAGCTCGTCTCTTCCAGCGGCGTGGCGCAGCTGTCCAGGAACAGCGGGCGCACCGGGGACACGCTGACCGTGACGCCGACGGCGGATTCGGGCGCGGATTGGGACGTGACGCTCGAGTACCGGGGCGCCGCCACGGTCTCGCCCCGCGGCCTGCGCCGCGCGGCCGGTCAGCCATATCAGTTCAGTTATGGCCGCTACGAGCCGGTCGCCGACTGGACCGCCCGCTTCTTCACCTGGAGCGACAGCACCGATCCGCGGAGCAAGCCCGAGGCCTTCGCGGCGCTGCTCCGGTCGGCTCCGCTGCTCACGCGCCACGAATCGCGGCTGGATTACGAGTGGTACGGGCCGGCGATCAAGGCGCTCCCGGTGGAACGGTGGGCGCTGGAGGCGACCGCGGCCGTCGCGCTCCCGCCCGGCCGGTACACGCTGCGCACGATCAGCGACGACGCCGTTCGGGTGTGGGTGGACGACTCGCTCGCCATCGACCACTGGCAGCCGCACGAGTCCGCCCTCGACGCCGCGCCGCTCGCGGGCGGCCGGCACACGATCCGGGTGCAGTACTATCAGGTCGATGGGTGGACGGAGTTCCGGCTCGACATCCTGCGCGGCTCGCTGGCTTTCGCGCCGCCGCCGGGGGAGTAGACGAGCCAGCGCGGAGCCGCCCGCCGGAACACGCTCCCGCCGCCTTGGCGGGGGCGCGCCGGTCAGGGGCCGGGGTACGTCGTCAGCGCCGCCCGGAGCGGCGCGAGCGTGGCCGGCGCTCCCGTGATCAGCCCCGCCGGGAATCGCCGGTAGCTGAGGATGTCCTTGTAGATCGGGTCCCCCTTGTACCAGTCGGGGGTCATGCCGGCCAGATATTGCAGCCGCAGGTTCCGGTCGAGATTGATCTGCGCGTCCGCGAGCCACGGTCTGAGGTCGGCAGCATTTCCGGCGTAGGTCTCGAGCAGGTCCTCCACCGTGTAGAACCCCACATCGGCGAGCGACGCGGCGACGAATTGCATGTCGGGGCGGCTGAGGCGCGCCTGCAGCGAATCGACGTTCAACTGCAGGGGCCCTGCCTGCCCCAACAGCACCAGGTCGTAGCCCCGGCCCTGGTCGGTGTTCCCCCAGATGGTGCCGTTGGGGAATACCCGGAAGAAGGTGGCGATCTCACTCTTCACCGCGGCTTCGTTGCTCTCGTACAGCGGCACCCATTGCGTGACGAGGCCGCCCGGGTTCAGGTGCTGCTTCACCAGCTCGAAGTACTGCTGCGTGTAGAGCGTGGCCGCCCCCTTCACCCACGGGTGAATGGGGTCGGACGTGATGATGTCGTATTTCGCGTCGGTGGTCAGGATGAAGTGCCGCGCGTCGTCGTAGGTGATCGTCACGCGCGGGTCGTGGAGCACGTTGAAATTCTGCTGCGCGAAGTACGGCCCGATGTTCGGGGGAATGAGCGCTTCGATTTCGCAGATCCGTTCGGTGGCCACGCTCGGGAAGGGCAGCAGAGAACCGGCGGTGACGCCGGCTCCGAACCCGACCACCAGCACCGATCTCGGGTCGGGCTGGAACAACGCCGGTAGGCTGCCGAGCATCCGCTGCAGGCGCATGTCCTGCGGTTCGGTCGACGCTTCCACCTTGCCGCTCACGTGGAAGTTTCGCACGCCGTTGGGTTCCTCGGACACTCCGATCGACGCGTTGCGCCCCTCGCCGCGGTACAGCTCCTTGACTTCGTTCAGCCGCCAGGGCATCTGGCGCCCGTAGGCGATCAGCTCGAACGGAATGCGCGGCGTGGTCCACACCAGCGCGCCGGCCACGGCCACCGCCCCGCTGAACGCCGCGGTCCTCCCCAATCCCGCCGCTCGCGGCACGACGAACGGCAGCAGCAGGAGCCCGCCGCCGCCCGCCGCCGCGACCATCAATGCCCGCTGCGCGTTCTGCGTGCCGAGCATCGGCACGAGAAAGATGCTGAACGCCAGCGACCCGAGGATCGCGCCCACGGTGTTCGCGGCGTACACGCCGCCCACCAGTCGACCGGGATCTTGCCCGGGCTCGGCCACCGCACCGAGCGCCAGCGGGAAGCTCGCGCCCCACAGCAACGCGGCCGGGAGTACGGTCCACAGCGCCCGCGCGAAGTCGATCTCGAACGTGAACCGCGGGCTGGGCGACAGCCCCGGGTCCACCGGCCAGTAGGGAAGCGCGCGGGCGATCATGTAGGCCGACCAGGCCACGCACGCCACGATCAGCACCTGGCATATGCCCAGGGCGACCCTGGCCGAGATCCGGCTCCGTGCCATGGCCGCGCCGGCGCTGCTCCCCACGCCGATCCCGATCAGGAACACCGCGAGTATTATAGAAAAAGTATAAGTCGTTCCGCCCAGGAGGAGCGACAGCAGCCGCGTCCACACGACCTCGGCGCCGAGCGCCGCGAATCCGCTGAGCCCGATCACCACGTACACCGGCCACGCGCGGCGCACGAACGTCGCACCCCCCGCCGGGTCTTCGCCGCTCGGGCCGGCGTCGTGCACCGTGAGACGCGACAGCCCCACCGCCAGCGCCGCGACCACCAGGTTGATGACCGCCGCCACGTACGTGGCGGTGGGCATGTCGTGCACGCGCAGCAGGTAGAAGCCGGCGAGCAGCGACCCGACCACGGCCCCGGCCGTATTGCCGCCGTAGAAGAAGCCCAGCCATGCCACGCCCTGGGGCGTGGTCTCGATCCATCGCGCGATCGCCGGGAGCGACGCCCCCATGAGGATCGTGGGGGGCAGCAGGCACACCGCGCAGAGCAGCGCCCGCGTGATCACCCCCCACACCCCCTGGCCGGCCATCGCGGTGTACACGCCGCCCGCGTAGGGCAGCACGAACAGCACGAGCACGCCGATCGCGCCGATGCCCAGTTCGAGAGCCGCGTACACGATCAGCGGGTGCCGGCGCGGCGATACGTAGCGCGGCAGCGCCAGGCTGCCGATGCACATGCCGCCCATGAACGTCCCGAGCAGCACCCCCATCGACACGGCCGTGGACCCGATCACCAACTGTAGCAGCTGGAACCAGACGATTTCGTAGATCAGCGCCGCGCAGCCGCTGCCCACGAAGAGGACGAGCAGCAGCGGGAGAAACCGGCGGGACTTCACGGCTGCGCGCCCCCCGCGATGACGGACTGCAGGGCCTGCAGCGTGCGCGGCGACCCGACGAACAGATGATCCGGGTACCGGCGGTACCGCAGCATCTGCGCGTAGATCGCTTGCTGATCGTACTCGTTGAGGCTGAGGCCGGCCAGATACTGCAGGCGAAGATTACGGTCGTGATTGATCTGCGCGTCCTGCAGCCATGGGGCCAGCATTGGCCCGGTCGCGGCGAACGTCGAGAACAGATCCGTCGCCGAGTAGAAGCCGATCTCACTGAGCGAACGCGCCACGGGCGCAAAGGCCGGCGTCTCCAGCCGCTGCTCGATCGCATCCACGTCGATCGTGAGCGGCTCCACCGAGCCCACGAGCACCATGTCGTAGCCGCCGCCGTTGTACGTATTGCCGAAGACGATCCCGTTGGGGAACGCCTTCATGAACGTCGCCACCTCGCTCTTCACCGCGTCGACGTTGCTCTCGTACAGCTGCACGAACAGCGTCACCACGCCGCCGGGATTGAGATGCTGCTTCACGACGTTGAAGAATTCTTCCGTGTAGAGTGTGGCCGCACCCTTCACCCACGGATCCAGCGGGTCGGAGGTCACGGCGTCGAACTTCTGATCGGTGGTGAGGATGAAGTGGCGGGCGTCGTCGATCACCACGTTGACCTTCGGGTTGGCCACGACGTTGAAGTTGTACGCCGCGAAGTACTTCGACACGACCTTGGGCACCAGCGGCTCGATCTCGGCGATCGTCTCGTGCTGCACGCGCGGATCTACGGACACCGCCCCCGCCGTGACCCCGGCGCCACACCCGATCACCAGCACCGACGCGGGATTGGCCGGCAGCAGCGTGGTCAGATGGCCGAGCATGCGTTGCAGCCGCATGTCCTGCGGCTCGCTGGACGCCTGCACCTTGCCGGCATTGTGATAGTTGAGCACGCCGTCGGGCATCCGCGATACCGCGACCGACGAATTCATCCCCTCGCCCACGTACAGGATCTGTCCGTCGAACGGCAGCCAGGTCACCATCCACCGGCCGTATGCCACGAGCAGCCCGGGCTCGGGCGACACGGTGAACGCCAGCCAGATGGAGACCGCCACCACGCCGGCGCCGGCCAGGGCGCCCGACCGGCGCATCCGGAGCCGAGCCGGAACGCCGGACAGCACGGGTACGAGCATCAGCAGCGCGCTCATCGCCGCTACCGCGATCATCACGCGCTGCGAATTCTCCGTGCCGATCCACGCGATGAGCAGCAGACTCGACGCCAGCGCTCCGACGATCGCGCCCACGGTGTTGGCCGCGTACACGCGGCCCACGAGCCGGCCGCCGTCGCGCTCGCCCGATCCCACGCCCGCCAGCGCCAGGGGAAAGCTCGCCCCCCACAGCAGCGCCGCGGGGAGCACCACCCACAGGCAACGCACGAGGTCGATCTCGAACGTGAACCGCGGACTGCTCGCCAACCCGGGATTCACCGGCCAGTAGGGCAGCATGCGGGTCAACGCGTACGCCGCCCACGCGATCGCCGCCACCAGCAGCGCCTGGCACCACCCGAGCGCGGCCCTGGCGTTCGCCGTGGAGCGCGCCATCACGGCGCCCACGCTGCTGCCGATGCCAATGCCCACCAGGAACGCGGCGACAATTAGGGAAAACGTATAGGTCGTGGCGCCCAGGAGCAGCGTCAGGATGCGCGTCCACACCACCTCGGCGGCGAGCGCCGTGGCCCCCGATAGCCCGATGGTCAGGTACACGAGCCCGGCGCCCGGCACGGCGGCGGGCGCCGCCTGGTCCGTCGGCTCGGCCGGCGGGGAGTGCGGGGTGACCATGGAGAGCGCGAACCCCGACATCGCCACGAAGGCGTTGATCGCCACCGCCACGTACGTCGCCGTCGCCATGTCGTACACGCGCAACAGATAGAAGCCGGCCAGGAGACTGCCGAACACGGCGCCCGCCGTGTTGCCGCCATAGAAGAATCCCAGCCACGAGACCCCGACCGGCGTCGTCTCCACCCAACGCGCGATGGCCGGCAGCGTCGCTCCCATCAACAGCGTGGGCGGCAGCAGGCAGATCGCGCTCACCACCCCCCGCAGGAACAGGCCCGACATGCCGTGGGCCGCGATCGACGTATAGATGCCGCCAGCGTACGGAAGCCCGTACAGGATGAGAATGCCGAACACGCCGATCGCCGCCTCGAGGGCCGCATATACCCGCAGCGGATGGCGCCGGGTCGAGATCACACGCGACAGACCGAGACTGCCGATGCACATACCGCCCATGAACGTCCCGAGCAGCACGCCCAGCGACACGGCCGACGATCCGATGTTGAGCGACAGCATCTGGAACCAGACGATCTCGTAGATCAGCGCCGCGCACCCGCTGCCGACGAACAGGACGAGCAGCAACGGGAGGTTGCGTGGCGCTGAAGCGGCTGGCGCACGGGCGTCGAGCGGTTGCGCGCGCGGGGACATGGAAGCCTCGGGACGGGGAGCGGGCGGGAGCGGGGCGGGAAACCGATTCGCGTGGGAAAAGCTGCTGGTCATACGCGCCCGCGTCCAGCGGCGTTGGCGCGCGGAACGTCGAATTCGCGCCCGGCGGGTTCCGCAGGCCGTTCGCCGGAGATACTGTGCAGCGTCCCCAATCTCGATCGAGGTACGGCATGCCCGCGCCGGTCAACCTGCAGGAACTCGAGGCCCTCGCCCGCGAGCGGCTCCCCCAGATGGTGTACGACTACTACGCGGGCGGCGCGAACGACGAGCTGACCATCGACGACAACCGGCGCGCTTGGGAGGCCATCCGTCTTCGGCCGCGGGTGCTGGTGGACGTGAGCAACGTCGATCCGTCCACCACGATCCTCGGCCGGCACGTCGCGATGCCGCTCCTCACGGCGCCCTGCGGCTTCAACGGCCTGGCCCATCCCGAGGGCGAACGGGCCGTGGCCCGCGCGGCCGCCGGCGCCGGCGTGATCCAGGTGGTGAGCACGGTCGCGACCACCTCGCTGGAGGATGTGGCCGCGGCGGTGGCCGGGCCGCGTTGGTTCCAGCTCTATTGCTACCGTGACCGCGAGGTCACGCGTTCGCTCGTCCAGCGGGCCGAGGCGGCGGGCTACGAGGCACTCTGCGTGACGGTGGACGTGCCGTATCTGGGCCGCCGCGAGCGCGAGGTCCGCGACGGCTTTCGCCTTCCACCCGGCGTGACGCTCACCAACCTGGAACCCTACGCGGTGGCCGAGATGGCGGTTGCCGAGCGCGATTCGGCGCTGCGGAAATACGTGAATGCGCTCTGGGATCCGGGCCTGAACTGGACGGCGATCGAGTGGCTGCGGTCCATCACCACGCTGCCGCTGGTGTTGAAGGGAATCCTGGCGGGCGACGATGCGCGGTTGGCGGCTGACCATGGCGCCGCGGGTTTGATCGTGTCGAACCATGGCGGACGCCAGCTCGACGGCTCGGTGTCCACCGTGTACGCGCTGCGCGACGTGGTGGAGGCCGCCGGCGACCGGCTCGAGGTGCTGGTGGACGGCGGGATCCGCCGCGGGTCACACGTGGTGGCCGCGTTGGCCATGGGAGCGCGCGCGGTGCTCATCGGGCGGCCGTACCTGTGGGGGCTGGCGGTGAACGGCGAGGACGGCGTGCGCCGCGTGCTCGACGACTTCCGCAATGAGATCGTGCTGGCCATGGCGCTGTGCGGGCGAGCGACCGTGGCGGACATCGACCGCTCGCTGATCGCAGGGTAGCCCGACCGCATCGCGCACGCTTTCGCGCCGTTGACGGCCAGGGTAACGTTCAGGCCGCATGTCCACCGCACTCGAGGTTCAGGGTCTCTCCGTCGGCTTCGGCCAGGAGCGCGTGCTCAGGGACCTGAGCTTCACGGTCACGGCCGGGAGCACACTCGCCATCATCGGGCCCAACGGGGCGGGCAAGACGGTGCTGTTCCGCGCGCTCATCGGCACGGTTCCCTACGAGGGGACCGTGCGGTGGGCGCCGGACACGCGCATCGGCTACGTGCCGCAGAAGCTGGACATCGAGCGCGATCTCCCGCTCACCGGTCGGGATTTTCTCCGGGCCAAGGCCAAAGTCGCCGGCGTACCGCGGGATGAGATCGCCCGGGTGCTCTCGGCGGTGAGTCTGGACGGCGGGGCCGCGGACCGCCCGATCGGGACGCTGTCAGGCGGGCAGTTCCAACGCCTGCTCGTGGCTTTTGCGCTCATGGGCCGTCCCACGGTGTTGCTTTTCGACGAGCCGACGGCGGGAGTCGATCCGCCCGGCGAGGAGAGCATCTACGCGCTGTTCCGCCAGCTGCAGCGCAAACACGGGTTCACGCTGCTTCTCATCTCGCACGAACTGAACCTCGTATATCGGTACGCCGATCAGGTGCTCTGCCTCTCGCAGCGCGAAGCGTGCGTGGGTCCGCCGATCGAGGTGCTGACCACCGAGCGGCTGCAGGCGATGTACGGGGCACAGATGAAATTTCACGTGCACGAACACCACGAAGGCCGTGCCGACACCTAGCGAACTCGTCCTTCCGCTCAGCATGGCGGTCGCCGCGGGCCTCGTCGGGTCGGTGGCGGTGATGCGCCGGATGACGCTGGCTGCCGACGCCATCTCGCACATCGCGCTCCCCGGGGTCGGTCTGGCGCTCCTGCTGCGCTTCGACCCGGTGTTGGGTGCGCTTGGGGCACTGCTCGTCGGCGCGTTCCTCGTGTGGGGGGTGGAACGTCAGACGCGCATTCCGACGGAAGCGATCATCGGGGTGGTGTTCTCGCTTGCGCTCGCGATCGGCAGCATGATGGCATCGGGCGAGCAGCTGATCGATGCGCTGTTCGGCGCCCCGCAAAGCTTGGGGCAAACCGAACTCGTCCTGGGGGGCGTCGCGGCGGTACTCGTGATCGCCTTCATGCTGTGGGCGCGCAGCGAGCTCGTGATCGCACTGGTCTCGCCCGATCTGGCGCGGACCGCCGGGGTGCGGGTGGCGCGCGTGGAACTGATGTTCCTGATGGCGTTCGCGCTCACGGTGGCATTGGGGCTCCGCTATCTCGGCGTCCTCCTTATGGGGTCGCTCATAATCATCCCGGCCGCCACCGCCAAGCAGCTCGCCCGGAGCCTGGACGGCATGCAGTGGTGGTCGGTGGGACTGGCCGTGTTCGCCATGCTTGCCGGGTCGCTGGGCGGCCCTCTGCTCGGGGTCGCGACGGGCCCGCTGACCATCGTCGTGGCGGCGGCCGTGTTCTTCATGAGCCTGGTGACGCGCCGGGCCGGTTGAGGCGCGGCGACGTTCGGCGAAAAATGGATTAGATTCCAAGGGTGCAGGCGCTCCTCCACACGGCTGATGGGGCGCCCTGCCCGCGCCGCCCCCGGGCGGCCGCCGTTCCCAGCCGCGGACAACCCCCAGTGAGCAGCTTCAAAGTCGAGCAACGCCGCATACTCCACCGCGGCCGCCAGTTCCACTTCGTGTCGTACGACGCCGTCCCGGCCAACGAACGGAAGGGCGAGGCCGCCGTGCCCGCCCAGTGGTACCTGATGAGCGAGGGCAAGCGCTACCAGGCGATCCCCGTCGAGAAGGGCCAGGATCCCGAGGAACTCGACCGCGAGCTCGTTCGCTGGCTGGGGCGCGAGATCTTCGATGCGGTCGACGCCGAGAACCGGGCGCGATTGCATTAGGTATCATGCCTGATGGCCGAAGCGGCGCGCCCTCGGGCGCGCCGCTTCGCCTATCTACGCATCGAATCCCGGCGCCTATCCGTTGGGATCCCAGGTCGGAATCCGTCCCGGTGTCCAGGGCGCGCCTGCCGCCTCGGCCGCGGCTTCGAGCCGCGCGAGATCGACGTTGATGAACTGCCGAAGCCGGGCGAGGATGGCTCCGAACTGCGCCGCCACGACATCGTACTGGTGCTTCTGCGTATTGGTCGCATCCTCGAGCGTCGAATACCAGATGCCGTCGGTGGCATCGCTCAACCGGTCGAGGAGCGACGGCGGCGTCGGCTCGCTGTAGCGGGCCTTGGTGTTGTCGCCGCCCAGCGATTCCTGGATCGCGCGCAGCGTATCCTCGAGCGCCCGGGCACGACCCATGAGTGAATCCGTGGGCGCCGACGTCCGCGCCAGCGCC from Gemmatimonadaceae bacterium includes the following:
- a CDS encoding NosD domain-containing protein, coding for MNRLLAVSMLALFAPAAARGQRAARLPSIELHTGLVITRSARVVPRTYRLAAPASLDSAAITIRGDDVTVDFAGARLEGTDPNGDPDLAIGVAVRVEGGRNVRILHAHIRGYKVAVLARGTHGLTLTGNDLSYNWKPRLYSLVEHESLLDWLDFHHNDKDEWLRYGAGAYLADVSGGELSGNTAEQEMNGVMLVRSDHLRIHDNSFSYNSGLGLGLYRSSHNTVLHNRIDFDVRGYSHGFYRRGQDSAGLLLYEQSDSNVVAYNSVTHGGDGLFLWAGQSTMDTGAGGANDNLFFGNDFSFAPTNGMEATFSRNAFIGNRVAGSDYGLWGGYSHDSKVVGNCLLGNRNGIAIEHGQNNVVADNHIVGGTTGLWLWANFPEAADWGYPKHRDTHSRDYGVTGNVFAGQRVALRLANTANVVATGDTFVGVDTTAVLTDTSNYRFAGNTETPGGAKLADAERAVCDPRDLVSGEYARLAPAAPAAQRSVPRSTLTRRDRAAIVVGQWGPYDWRSPKLWPVDSAHAAPLRLAVLGPAGRWKLVSSSGVAQLSRNSGRTGDTLTVTPTADSGADWDVTLEYRGAATVSPRGLRRAAGQPYQFSYGRYEPVADWTARFFTWSDSTDPRSKPEAFAALLRSAPLLTRHESRLDYEWYGPAIKALPVERWALEATAAVALPPGRYTLRTISDDAVRVWVDDSLAIDHWQPHESALDAAPLAGGRHTIRVQYYQVDGWTEFRLDILRGSLAFAPPPGE
- a CDS encoding rhomboid family intramembrane serine protease, producing the protein MTPWVKRLLAANIIVFFIQQTMPNVTDAFAFVPAMIFVRPWTVVTYMFLHGGWMHIIFNMIVLFFFGPRVEQRLGSKRFITLYFVAGISGALLSFVLAPGAAIIGASAAVFGVETAFAKYWPRELIYIWGVLPIQAIWLIALTVAYSIWSGMNGSTSGVADYAHLGGIAGAFLYLFWIDRHYGARKFRAKAVPKVPMGKVLEWKRVDPTVIHEVNRDEVNRILDKISDRGIDSLTPEERVFLSNFVPPDDRKPPVS
- a CDS encoding zinc-dependent alcohol dehydrogenase family protein — encoded protein: MRAMLLRNPAPLADHPLALEAAEVPAPSPAARELLVRVSACGVCRTDLDLAEGRLVAPAYPVIPGHQVVGRVVARGAGAVAFHEGDRVGVAWIHSACGRCRWCLSGTENLCPEFCATGCDVNGGYAEYLVVPEAFAHAIPDGLADTSAAPLLCAGAIGWRSLRLTDLADGQPLGLTGFGASGHLMLQTARHRYPHSPVYVFARSAGERAFALELGADWAGDTTDRPPQPMMAIVDTTPAWKPVVEALGHLAPGGRLVINAIRKESRDQPELLRLEYATHLWHERDVKSVANVTRADVREFLDAAVRMELRPTVSEVPLSEANDALAWLRSGEAIRGSRVLRVADEAPMRPRGAAPSAPAT